Proteins encoded within one genomic window of Salmo trutta chromosome 11, fSalTru1.1, whole genome shotgun sequence:
- the LOC115201850 gene encoding zinc finger protein 34-like, producing MATCNSNVMIFHTQIASIMEVLANAAVAEICKLVDDDYAVFRLEITQSQKENRALRRKLQLIELKVTRERAERTTRERVPSSRPSSVKILDRYRGMARGEGHLTGGHRSFVKPAGHKTWRDDQPIAIDEGSGTSNQHVIVIESADAEAAGPGGSSLVKQERTEGEEDPRHSRDIQIGAVGVAPPVATEDFGSVPHPRAQCSITEVSGTPNVVLKSEKDTETLTVTQRFLHTGPDQMSDPERLELGPLGCPPAPGSEYLLYGNPSLRTVHSHGDSGDVLETGNDPSCSYTTEMDPGNMPLGLETQTDLSRGDWNRYSSSVYSEGEVKVIDKRTVKVKGEAPLTWNVDETHLGVGHSQGRDFLDYRESLETNPNVASHSPLHTLRDLDPVSTSMGPSDSQSRDFFDQVLNSRDQRAKARGGGATSGNSKEKRFCNEGFNCPQKVEIHQRVHIGVKPFSCTQCHMHFAEAGNLKRHQRVHTGEKPFSCVQCHMHFARTGDLKRHQRVHTGEKPFSCTQCHMRFAQAGNLKMHLKVHTGERPFACQHCGKRFSERRCLRIHQQKKHSIL from the exons agcgaatgcagccgttgcagagatctgtaaactcgtagacgacgactatgcagtgtttcgtttggaaattactcaaagccagaaagaaaacagggcattgcggaggaaactacagctaATTGAACTGAAGGTGAcacgggagcgcgcagagaggACAACGCGAGAGCGCGTCCCCTCCAGTCgtcccagtagtgtcaagatcctcgaccgatacagaggaatggcaagag gtgaaggacatctcactggaggccacaggagctttgtgaagcctGCAGGACACAaaacatggagagatgaccaacccATAGCTATagatgaggggagtggaacctcaaaCCAGCATGTTATCGTGATAGAG tctgcagatgcagaggctgcaggtcctggAGGATCGTCTCTGGTCAAACAGGAGAggactgaaggagaggaggacccaCGACACAGCAGAGACATCCAGATTGGAGCGGTTGGAGTGGCGCCCCCTGTAGCCACGGAGGACTTCGGCTCCGTGCCCCATCCTAGGGCGCAATGCAGTatcacggaggtcagtggaacgccGAATGTCGTCCTGAAgtcagagaaagacacagagacttTAACTGTAACACAAAGGTTCTTACACACAGGACCTGACCAAATgtcagacccagagagactggagCTGGGACCACtgggctgtcctcctgctccTGGCTCAGAGTATTTACTTTACGGTAACCCGAGCCTGAGGACGGTTCATTCCCATGGGGACTCAGGTGACGTGTTGGAGACTGGCAATGATCCGTCTTGTTCTTACACAACAGAGATGGACCCTGGCAACATGCCCTTGGgtttagagacacagactgatctgtctagaggggactggaaccgGTACAGTAGTAGCGTATACTCTGAAGGGGAGGTTAAAGTCATAGATAAGAGGACTGTGAAAGTGAAGGGCGAGGCTCCTCTGACATGGAATGTAGATGAGACTCACTTAGGAGTAGGACACTCACAAGGCAGAGATTTCTTAGATTACAGAGAAAGCTTAGAGACTAATCCAAATGTTGCGTCCCATTCCCCTTTACACACGCTCAGGGATCTCGACCCAGTGTCCACGTCGATGGGGCCTTCCGATTCACAGAGCCGGGACTTTttcgatcaggtattgaactcaaGGGATCAAAGGGCCAAGGCTCGGGGAGGGGGAGCAACATCAGGCAATAGTAAAGAGAAACGGTTCTGTAACGAAGGCTTCAATTGCCCCCAGAAGGTagagatccaccagagggtccacataggggtgaaacccttcagctgtacccagtgtcatatGCACTTTGCTGAGGCTGgcaacctgaagaggcaccagagggtccacacaggggagaaacccttcagctgtgTCCAGTGTCACATGCACTTCGCCCGGACGggtgacctgaagaggcaccagagggtccacacaggggagaaacccttcagctgtacccagtgtcacatgcgcttcgCCCAGGCTGGCAACCTaaagatgcacctgaaggtccacacgggagaaAGGCCATTTGCCTGTCAGCACtgcgggaagaggttctcagagaggagatgcctcaggatacaccagcagaaaaaacaTTCCATTTTATAA